From a region of the Oscarella lobularis chromosome 7, ooOscLobu1.1, whole genome shotgun sequence genome:
- the LOC136188866 gene encoding uncharacterized protein, with protein MDYAIVYAIVVVIIAMLFRWRELVSTRYRRAKHYFLKSKWKKHLNKLVLEKLLPPGSRAGWTLVDSRRGVRLWKRTISDFSSTEPVYASSIVIDSSTEDVVSVLSDVSLEGEWNSRCLAAHVIAKGSDGVSDVISVNLRVSGGGSQSYSRSWTEAENYFRLFSRAIGGERQSDVEWTYWSVKSIGGQNDDDSNTATTLVSLCLGLSVVYFSDDALDCLSSWLSSLQHFVLMQSATRSIKTSLPLPSSNEETKKPPRGSPKRRKKDSIMNSFPSRSSENQRLSWINLADISAIKVKNTALAEISDEWKLDSETKGVTIMKRKSLVGEEQPGLNSAKGTANMTVPPFFVLSYIADLEKGNLWNEMYNEGVLIEVIREDTLVCRLKYKPVFPTSPRDLCVVSGIREVGTGLVMAVNSVEHSYCPENEKFVRAETNNSGFLIVSTPGNKASCSVTYLARIDLKGRIPAFVINKIISVQPRCVVSLRDLVEREYEVLSVEEKTKWEEMTLDEFLKMRRKYLRRLWRKQESMENGTNEEEEEDGSDDVTCSNSEEEEEEEEEEEDNEKRVFDEERLVAPTPISFQEAEFPHNHNSRIDYRTLGNQICANVMAEFYFASGIDFESDFLTRNTQSGGWIFQSIDRDVLIMKKKMPNSKYDSFMGRGMIEVPPTLVWDAVRDSRTRFVYDNMLKSLEIVEEIESGLNIVYCVYETHNCFMKQGRDMCFLHAERQENGKFIVAGRSITHPKCPVTPNVIRAEVIASGWQIEPIVKQGKLHTLVSYVVQINLGGLAAGLINLIGKRQPLAIAYLRQHLIEQS; from the exons ATGGATTATGCGATTGTCTacgccatcgtcgtcgtcataatAGCGATGCTATTCCGTTGGAGAGAACTCGTATCAACGCGATATCGACGTGCAAAG CACTATTTCCTCAAATCGAAGTGGAAAAAACACCTCAATAAGCTAGTCCTAGAAAAG CTTCTTCCTCCGGGTTCTCGCGCTGGATGGACGCTAGTCGATAGCAGAAGAGGCGTTCGACTGTGGAAACGAACGATTAGCGATTTCAGTTCGACGGAACCCGTATACGCTTCGAGCATCGTCATCGATTCCTCGACGGAA gatgTCGTTTCCGTGTTGAGCGACGTCTCCTTGGAAGGGGAATGGAATTCGCGTTGTCTCGCTGCTCACGTGATAGCAAAGGGTTCTGACGGTgtgagtgacgtcataagtGTTAATTTGAGAGTTTCCGGTGGCGGAAGTCAATCTTATTCGAG atctTGGACTGAAGCTGAGAATTATTTTCGTTTGTTCTCACGTGCTATTGGAGGAGAACGTCAATCTGACGTAGAGTGGACTTATTGGAGTGTGAAATCGATTGGGGGGCAAA atgatgatgatagcAATACTGCTACTACGTTGGTTTCTCTTTGTTTGGGTCTTTCCGTCGTTTATTTTAGCGATGATGCGTTGGATTGTCTTTCGTCTTGGCTCTCTTCATTACAGCACTTTGTGCTTATGCAATCGGCTACTCGGTCTATCAAAACGAGTTTGCCGTTGCCAAGCAGCAAtgaagaaacaaagaagcCCCCAAGGGGATCTcctaagagaagaaaaaaggattCAATT atgaaTTCCTTTCCTTCTCGCTCTTCAGAAAATCAGAGATTGAG TTGGATCAATCTCGCTGACATTTCAGCAATCAAAGTCAAAAACACCGCCTTAGCGGAAATTTCTGACGAATGGAAATTAGACAGCGAAACAAA AGGCGTAACAATTATGAAGAGAAAATCGCTCGTAGGGGAAGAACAACCCGGATTAAATAGTGCCAAAGGAACAGCAAATATGACCGTCCCACCTTTCTTTGTACTAAGTTATATAGCTGACTTAGAAAAAGGCAATCTGTGGAATGAAATGTACAACGAGG GCGTTCTAATTGAAGTTATTCGTGAAGACACGTTGGTATGTCGGCTCAAGTATAAGCCAGTTTTTCCGACGTCACCTCGCGATCTGTGCGTCGTTTCCGGTATCCGGGAGGTTGGAACGGGTCTCGTGATGGCCGTGAATTCC GTGGAGCATTCCTATTGCCcggaaaatgaaaaatttgtACGAGCTGAGACGAATAATAGTGGATTTTTAATTGTTTCGACACCCGGAAATAAGGCAAGTTGTTCCGTGACGTATTTAGCGCGAATTGATTTAAAAG GTCGGATTCCTGCTTTTgttattaataaaataatttcgGTTCAACCTCGctgcgtcgtttcgctgcgCGATTTGGTCGAACGCGAATACGAGGTGTTGAGTGTGGAGGAGAAGACCAAATGGGAAGAAATGACTTTGGatgaatttttgaaaatgcgaCGCAAATACTTACGACGTTTATGGAGGAAACAAGAGTCGATGGAAAACGGAaccaatgaagaagaagaggaagacggaAGTGATGACGTAACATGTAGCAATagcgaggaggaggaggaggaggaggaggaggaggaggacaaTGAAAAGCGTGTATTCGATGAAGAGAGACTAGTT GCTCCAAcgccaatttcttttcaagaAGCTGAATTTCCTCACA atCATAATTCTAGGATTGATTATCGAACGCTTGGAAATCAAATTTGTGCTAATGTGATGGCAGAG TTCTATTTCGCATCtggaattgattttgagTCGGATTTTCTGACACGAAATACGCAGTCCGGAGGCTGGAT CTTTCAGTCTATTGATAGAGACGTGTTGAttatgaagaagaaaatgccGAATAGCAAATATGATAG TTTTATGGGACGTGGAATGATAGAAGTGCCTCCTACTCTAGTGTGGGATGCAGTTCGAGATTCCAGAACTAGATTCGTTTATGATAACATGCTCAAG TCTTTAGAAATTGTCGAGGAAATTGAATCCGGATTAAATATag TGTATTGCGTTTACGAAACTCACAATTGCTTTATGAAACAGGGAAGAGACATGTGTTTTTTGCATGCAGAACGACAGGAG AACGGAAAATTTATTGTTGCTGGACGATCAATCACTCATCCAAAGTGTCCGGTCACACCGAACGTAATTCGAGCTGAG GTAATTGCTAGTGGATGGCAAATAGAGCCAATAGTCAAACAAGGAAAATTGCACACTTTGGTTTCCTACGTTGTTCAG ATCAATTTGGGCGGACTTGCGGCTGGACTGATTAACCTCATTGGAAAAAGGCAGCCTCTCGCTATTGCTTACCTGAGGCAACACCTCATAGAACAATCCTAA
- the LOC136188872 gene encoding inositol-trisphosphate 3-kinase B-like has translation MNPSNDQTRIEIIDENEAEEENESSSTSNCAATTRRTTTASDPSLLSVPVDAAPFTTSSRSSSVVSYTSTAMESDNDSPPPGSCETFPIPNPPLPIAPLDVPSSSTTTNSSSDVSVVVAAAASASAASAAATDSASISGPSSTFDTDDDLDDLASPAKKKRSFKKLTSVKDRQQSWGLLRQMLFWSPFVQEYKKKYPWVQLAGHEGSFKPGAVGTILKKATSWEKVALEKIQGDVIKQFVPDFHGVVQQEGQPYLQMQDLLANFEDPAVMDIKMGIRTYLADELMKAKAKGELRPDLYEKMVKIDNSAPTDAENDQKAITKPRYMQWRETISTTAEYGYRIEAVKLPHEGPHIKPFKMMKDPRQVAKWLNQFSFENDKIRATIIDRLHQLRTALEQSPFFQQHEVIGSSLLFVCDTIGNAGVWMIDFGKTTANRNEVTDPRNRGDGYLFGLDNLIGVWESI, from the exons ATGAATCCATCGAACGACCAGACAAGAATCGAAatcatcgacgaaaacgaagcagaagaagaaaacgaatcgtcttcgacgtcgaattgcgcCGCAACGACAAGAAGAACGACAACAGCCTCCGATCCTTCACTTCTAAGCGTTCCCGTTGACGCGGCGCCCTTCACTACTTCGTCGCGCAGTTCATCCGTCGTTTCCTACACATCGACAGCGATGGAATCGGACAACGATTCGCCTCCGCCTGGCTCCTGCGAAACATTCCCTATTCCTAATCCTCCACTTCCAATCGCCCCCCTTGACGTTCCATCGTCTTCTACAACGACAAATAGCAGCAGCGAtgtttccgtcgtcgtcgccgccgccgcctccgcctccgccgcctccgccgctgCTACTGATTCGGCGTCCATTTCGGGGCCGTCAAGTACGTTCGATACGGATGACGATCTCGATGATCTCGCGTCGccagcgaagaaaaaacgaagttTCAAGAAATTAACTTCGGTGAAAGATCGA CAACAGTCTTGGGGCCTGTTGAGACAAATGCTCTTTTGGTCGCCTTTCGTTCAAGAATACAAGAAAAAGTATCCGTGGGTTCAATTGGCTGGACACGAAG GATCTTTCAAGCCTGGCGCCGTTGGAACGATACTCAAAAAGGCAACTTCCTGGGAAAAGGTCGCTTTAGAAAAAATccaaggtgacgtcatcaaacaATTTGTTCCCGATTTCCACGGTGTTGTGCAACAGGAAGGACAAC CCTATTTGCAAATGCAAGATCTTTTGGCGAATTTCGAAGATCCGGCTGTCATGGATATCAAAATGGGAATTCG GACCTATCTAGCAGACGAGTTAATGAAAGCGAAAGCAAAAGGGGAACTAAGACCG GATTTGTATGAGAAAATGGTGAAAATTGACAATAGCGCTCCGACGGACGCTGAAAACGATCAGAAAGCAATTACCAAACCTCGCTACATGCAGTGGAGAGAAACAATCTCCACGACAGCTGAATATGGTTATAGGATAGAAGCCGTaaaa CTTCCCCATGAGGGTCCTCATATAAAACCGTTCAAAATGATGAAAGATCCTCGTCAAGTTGCCAAATGGCTCAATCAATTTTCGTTTGAAAACGACAAAATCAGA GCTACAATAATAGATAGACTTCATCAACTAAGAACAGCACTCGAACAATCGCCCTTCTTTCAACAACACGAG GTTATTGGTAgttctttgctttttgtGTGTGATACGATTGGAAATGCTGGAGTTTGGATGATTGATTTTGGCAAGACGACGGCCAACCGAAACGAAGTCACGGATCCCAGAAATCGAGGCGACGGATATTTATTTGGCTTAGATAATCTGATAGGCGTCTGGGAGTCCATTTAG
- the LOC136188883 gene encoding MAP3K12-binding inhibitory protein 1-like isoform X2, giving the protein MQDDHLVQISATRAEIDRRIGAFSAYKRKEIDDTNVRFYFSVTGRKAANETTCARTQTIFRKRISTRIQSSDDSDSDDDDDDKKKQGVQTNSSSSRDKDDDHFHCGVEERLSNMEIHLGISRSDDGGRDVYQRLQKLEERILFLEGMSPEYFQETLNPATQHNEKASSPEFHAVAHTFSHPVSAVHHAKRHKMKRQETNETLSVEEMDQKIATLQQKLIDKQKI; this is encoded by the exons ATGCAGGACGACCATCTCGTTCAAATTAGCGCAACGAGAGCCGAG ATCGATAGACGTATTGGCGCATTTTCAGCCTACAAAcggaaagaaatcgacgacacgaACGTacgattttatttttccGTCACCGGAAGAAAAG cagccaaTGAAACGACGTGTGCCCGAACGCAAACCATTTTTAGAAAGAGGATTTCAACACGGATTCAGTCTTCCG ATGATTCTGAttctgatgatgatgatgatgataagAAAAAACAAGGAGTTCAAACCaatagtagtagtagtagagACAAAGATGATGACCATTTCCATTGTGGAGTAGAAGAGAGACTTTCTAATATGGAAATTCATTTGGGAATTAGTCGAAGTGACGACGGAGGGAGAGACGTTTATCAAAGACTTCAAAAACTAGAAGAAAGAATCTTGTTTCTTGAGGGAATGTCACCAGAATATTTTCAGGAGACATTGAATCCAGCCACTCAGCACAATGAAAAAGCTTCTTCTCCCGAGTTCCATGCCGTTGCACATACGTTCAGTCATCCCGTTTCAGCGGTGCACCACGCTAAGAGACACAAGATGAAGAGACAAGAGACCAATGAG ACTTTATCTGTTGAAGAGATGGATCAGAAGATTGCAACGCTTCAGCAGAAACTAATTgataaacaaaaaatataG
- the LOC136188883 gene encoding MAP3K12-binding inhibitory protein 1-like isoform X1, whose protein sequence is MQDDHLVQISATRAEIDRRIGAFSAYKRKEIDDTNVRFYFSVTGRKAAANETTCARTQTIFRKRISTRIQSSDDSDSDDDDDDKKKQGVQTNSSSSRDKDDDHFHCGVEERLSNMEIHLGISRSDDGGRDVYQRLQKLEERILFLEGMSPEYFQETLNPATQHNEKASSPEFHAVAHTFSHPVSAVHHAKRHKMKRQETNETLSVEEMDQKIATLQQKLIDKQKI, encoded by the exons ATGCAGGACGACCATCTCGTTCAAATTAGCGCAACGAGAGCCGAG ATCGATAGACGTATTGGCGCATTTTCAGCCTACAAAcggaaagaaatcgacgacacgaACGTacgattttatttttccGTCACCGGAAGAAAAG cagcagccaaTGAAACGACGTGTGCCCGAACGCAAACCATTTTTAGAAAGAGGATTTCAACACGGATTCAGTCTTCCG ATGATTCTGAttctgatgatgatgatgatgataagAAAAAACAAGGAGTTCAAACCaatagtagtagtagtagagACAAAGATGATGACCATTTCCATTGTGGAGTAGAAGAGAGACTTTCTAATATGGAAATTCATTTGGGAATTAGTCGAAGTGACGACGGAGGGAGAGACGTTTATCAAAGACTTCAAAAACTAGAAGAAAGAATCTTGTTTCTTGAGGGAATGTCACCAGAATATTTTCAGGAGACATTGAATCCAGCCACTCAGCACAATGAAAAAGCTTCTTCTCCCGAGTTCCATGCCGTTGCACATACGTTCAGTCATCCCGTTTCAGCGGTGCACCACGCTAAGAGACACAAGATGAAGAGACAAGAGACCAATGAG ACTTTATCTGTTGAAGAGATGGATCAGAAGATTGCAACGCTTCAGCAGAAACTAATTgataaacaaaaaatataG